A genomic stretch from Vibrio algarum includes:
- a CDS encoding xanthine dehydrogenase family protein molybdopterin-binding subunit: MRKLTQINHVTGESQLLSSDVVGRSYKHESAIKQVTGDAAFLDDYPTPKGCLHAAVITASIAKGNITTLDLEQVKEMPGIVAVYSYQDIPGEKDIGAIVKGDPLLSDNEIKFYQQPIALVLARSHDQAVKAAKKAVIEYSVEPNPILNCIGDGTQAEVLPQIQWEHRFQQNNLKKVTSSSPDNNTLVVKNIFI, translated from the coding sequence ATGCGCAAATTAACCCAAATCAATCACGTCACTGGTGAGAGCCAATTGCTGTCGTCCGATGTAGTCGGACGTTCATACAAACATGAGAGTGCGATTAAACAAGTAACAGGTGATGCCGCATTTTTAGATGACTACCCAACACCAAAAGGGTGTTTGCATGCTGCTGTTATTACCGCATCTATTGCCAAAGGCAACATCACCACACTTGATCTCGAACAGGTTAAAGAGATGCCCGGTATCGTTGCTGTGTATAGCTATCAAGATATTCCCGGTGAAAAAGACATCGGTGCCATCGTTAAAGGCGATCCGCTACTGAGCGACAACGAGATAAAATTCTACCAGCAACCTATCGCACTTGTGCTGGCAAGAAGCCATGACCAAGCTGTAAAGGCAGCAAAAAAGGCCGTTATTGAATACAGCGTAGAACCTAACCCTATCCTTAACTGCATTGGCGATGGGACTCAAGCAGAAGTACTCCCCCAAATACAATGGGAACACCGGTTTCAACAGAACAATTTGAAAAAAG